The following are encoded together in the Anguilla rostrata isolate EN2019 chromosome 19, ASM1855537v3, whole genome shotgun sequence genome:
- the LOC135245886 gene encoding caveolin-2-like, producing the protein MGFENEKSETSIILDEDEFNRSVEPILNKKDKVFTETPDRDPQDTNGNLKVSFEDVVGEPGTAHSFDKVWIGSHAVFELVKYVLYRLLTTVLAIPLSFVAGVAFAVLSCVHIWVAMPAIRSLLMVLPPLRTVWRSLTDRFIAPLFHSAGACLSAVDAKVLEN; encoded by the exons ATGGGATTCGAAAATGAGAAATCCGAGACGAGCATTATTTTGGACGAAGACGAGTTCAATAGATCTGTTGAACCTATTCTAAACAAGAAAGATAAAGTATTTACGGAGACGCCAGATAGAGACCCGCAAGACACAAATGGAAACTTAAAG GTTAGCTTCGAGGATGTCGTCGGCGAGCCCGGCACAGCTCACAGCTTCGACAAAGTGTGGATCGGAAGTCACGCGGTGTTCGAACTGGTTAAATATGTACTGTACCGGCTGCTGACGACGGTACTGGCCATCCCACTGTCATTTGTTGCCGGGGTTGCCTTTGCGGTCCTCAGCTGCGTACATATTTG GGTGGCGATGCCCGCGATCCGAAGCCTCTTGAtggtcctgccccccctccgGACCGTTTGGCGGAGTTTGACGGACAGGTTCATCGCCCCGCTCTTCCACAGCGCGGGCGCGTGTTTGTCCGCCGTCGACGCCAAGGTCCTGGAAAACTGA
- the LOC135245885 gene encoding caveolin-1-like isoform X2 yields the protein MDDDGINEKAFDDVHTKEIDLVNRDPKHLNDEVVKVDFEDVIAEPPGTYSFDGVWKASFTTFTVTKYWFYRLLTALVGIPLALVWGIFFAILSFLHIWAVVPCVKSYLIEIHCLSRVYSICIHTFCDPFFEAVGKCFSSIHVRTTKEV from the exons ATGGATGACGACGGTATCAACGAGAAGGCATTTGATGATGTTCACACGAAGGAAATCGACCTGGTCAATCGGGACCCCAAGCACTTAAACGACGAGGTTGTAAAG gtGGACTTCGAGGACGTGATCGCAGAGCCCCCGGGGACGTACAGCTTCGACGGCGTGTGGAAGGCGAGCTTCACCACCTTCACCGTGACCAAGTACTGGTTCTACCGGCTGCTGACGGCGCTGGTGGGCATCCCGCTGGCGCTGGTGTGGGGCATCTTCTTCGCCATCCTCTCCTTCCTGCACATCTGGGCCGTGGTGCCGTGCGTCAAGAGCTACCTGATCGAGATCCACTGCCTGAGCCGGGTCTACTCCATCTGCATCCACACCTTCTGCGACCCCTTCTTCGAGGCCGTGGGCAAGTGCTTCAGCAGCATCCATGTGCGCACCACCAAGGAGgtgtag
- the LOC135245885 gene encoding caveolin-1-like isoform X1: MTGGLKDEGTEEYVHSPFIRKQGNIYKPNNKSMDDDGINEKAFDDVHTKEIDLVNRDPKHLNDEVVKVDFEDVIAEPPGTYSFDGVWKASFTTFTVTKYWFYRLLTALVGIPLALVWGIFFAILSFLHIWAVVPCVKSYLIEIHCLSRVYSICIHTFCDPFFEAVGKCFSSIHVRTTKEV, from the exons ATGACTGGAGGACTTAAGGACGAGGGGACGGAG GAATACGTACACTCGCCATTCATTAGGAAACAAGGGAATATTTACAAACCAAACAACAAAAGTATGGATGACGACGGTATCAACGAGAAGGCATTTGATGATGTTCACACGAAGGAAATCGACCTGGTCAATCGGGACCCCAAGCACTTAAACGACGAGGTTGTAAAG gtGGACTTCGAGGACGTGATCGCAGAGCCCCCGGGGACGTACAGCTTCGACGGCGTGTGGAAGGCGAGCTTCACCACCTTCACCGTGACCAAGTACTGGTTCTACCGGCTGCTGACGGCGCTGGTGGGCATCCCGCTGGCGCTGGTGTGGGGCATCTTCTTCGCCATCCTCTCCTTCCTGCACATCTGGGCCGTGGTGCCGTGCGTCAAGAGCTACCTGATCGAGATCCACTGCCTGAGCCGGGTCTACTCCATCTGCATCCACACCTTCTGCGACCCCTTCTTCGAGGCCGTGGGCAAGTGCTTCAGCAGCATCCATGTGCGCACCACCAAGGAGgtgtag